A region from the Leucoraja erinacea ecotype New England chromosome 18, Leri_hhj_1, whole genome shotgun sequence genome encodes:
- the myod1 gene encoding myoblast determination protein 1 homolog codes for MELTDTSLCSFSSADDFYDDSCFSTSDIHFFEDLDPRLVHVGLLKADQVATEDEHIRAPSGHHQAGRCLLWACKACKRKTTNADRRKAATMRERRRLSKVNEAFETLKRCTSTNPNQRLPKVEILRNAIRYIESLQALLREQDDNYLAVMDHYSVDSDASSPRSTCSDGMLDCSGPACGRRRAAYDNTYFSDTTNDVKTGKSSVISSLDCLSNIVERISTDRPTCPVMMVPDATMVSPSSPREGATLSDPLAIIPSPNNCTVTELPPDNPIYQVL; via the exons ATGGAGCTAACGGATACCTCTCTCTGCTCCTTCTCCTCCGCCGACGACTTCTACGACGACTCTTGCTTTTCCACTTCAGACATCCACTTCTTCGAGGACCTGGACCCCAGGCTGGTGCACGTTGGGTTGCTCAAAGCCGACCAGGTGGCGACCGAAGACGAGCACATCCGAGCGCCCAGTGGCCACCACCAGGCCGGCCGCTGCCTGCTGTGGGCTTGCAAGGCGTGCAAGAGGAAAACGACCAACGCCGACCGACGGAAAGCGGCCACCATGCGAGAGAGGCGGCGCCTGAGCAAAGTGAACGAGGCGTTCGAGACGCTCAAGAGGTGCACGTCCACCAACCCGAACCAGAGGCTGCCCAAGGTGGAGATCCTCAGGAACGCCATCAGGTACATCGAGAGCTTGCAGGCTCTCCTGAGAGAGCAGGACGACAACTACCTGGCGGTCATGGATCATTACAGTGTCGACTCGGATGCCTCCAGCCCACGGTCCACTTGCTCGGATGGGATG TTGGATTGCAGCGGGCCCGCCTGCGGTAGGAGACGCGCCGCCTACGACAACACTTACTTCTCGGATACGACAAACG ATGTGAAAACTGGCAAGAGTTCCGTGATCTCGAGCCTGGATTGCCTTTCTAACATCGTCGAACGGATCTCCACCGACCGGCCGACTTGTCCGGTGATGATGGTGCCAGACGCGACCATGGTTAGTCCTTCGTCTCCCCGGGAAGGCGCCACTTTGAGCGATCCTTTGGCCATTATCCCATCGCCGAACAACTGCACCGTCACCGAGCTACCGCCCGACAACCCAATCTACCAGGTTTTATAA
- the zgc:172145 gene encoding ferritin light chain, oocyte isoform-like, translated as MAEPKGKRLKTCLPSCNSHRPLPGAQVKQNYPLEVEESVCGLITFFYEVSYRFQALAEIFEQDDVALPRVAGYFHKITEEEEQNAQTLLDYQADRGGHYCPKDIQKPHTLMVRNLLQALEIALDQWKNAASFLEELCTLSKTQEDPHTASFIRKRLLVPKVQQIKVTGDLLTNAKRLGCTDGGESSFGEYLIDHLQEELRTAV; from the exons ATGGCAGAACCGAAGGGCAAGCGCCTGAAGACTTGCTTGCCTAGCTGTAACTCCCACCGGCCGCTGCCCGGCGCCCAGGTGAAGCAGAACTACCCGTTGGAAGTGGAGGAGTCAGTGTGCGGACTTATCACCTTCTTCTACGAGGTGTCCTACAGGTTCCAGGCTCTG GCGGAGATTTTTGAACAGGATGATGTTGCGCTGCCCAGAGTGGCTGGCTATTTCCACAAGATAACTGAAGAGGAGGAGCAAAACGCACAAACCTTACTCGACTATCAAGCGGATCGCGGAGGACACTACTGCCCCAAAGATATTCAG AAACCCCACACCCTGATGGTGCGCAACCTTCTCCAGGCACTGGAGATCGCCCTCGACCAGTGGAAAAACGCCGCCTCCttcctggaggaactctgcacGCTAAGCAAAACCCAGGAGGACCCTCACACCGCCAGCTTCATCAGGAAACGCCTACTCGTCCCCAAAGTTCAACAGATCAAGGTGACCGGTGACCTCCTCACCAACGCCAAGCGCCTGGGCTGCACAGATGGTGGAGAGAGCAGCTTCGGCGAGTACCTGATAGACCATCTCCAGGAGGAGCTGAGAACCGCAGTCTGA